In one Nostoc sp. KVJ3 genomic region, the following are encoded:
- a CDS encoding glycosyltransferase family 4 protein, with translation MQILFLHPNFPSQFRNLATVLGRDPNCKVVFGTNRREGEIPGVYKALYTPSREAAPQTHHYVRSLENAVLTAQAVYRVSEKLKSEGFFPDIVYGHSGWGPTLFMKDVFPKAELLCYFEWFYHAHGSDADFDPNEPLNADDECRIRVKNTPILTDLYSCDRGLSPTHWQCQQFPKEYHSKLTVIHDGVDTNYFVPKPGAKLVLPRINLDLSHVEELVTYVGRGMEPYRGFPQFMETVALIQQRRPKCHVVVVGEDRVAYGKNLPDGQTYKKLMLEKLKSSLDLSRLHFTDRLPYNEYLQVLQASSAHIYLTRPFVLSWSMLEVMAAGCLLIASRTAPVLEVVQDGVNGLLVDFFSPQNIANRIEEALNNPQEMNAIRANARETIIKHYDLAKLLPQHLQWMFAGKNSQSLKNRLSPKGFGRN, from the coding sequence ATGCAGATTTTATTTTTACATCCCAATTTTCCCTCGCAATTTCGCAACCTTGCGACAGTTTTAGGTAGAGATCCTAATTGCAAAGTCGTCTTTGGGACAAATCGTCGTGAAGGAGAAATACCTGGCGTTTATAAGGCCCTTTACACTCCTTCTCGTGAAGCGGCTCCCCAAACCCACCATTATGTTCGCAGTCTGGAAAATGCCGTTCTTACGGCACAGGCTGTCTATCGGGTATCAGAAAAATTAAAATCTGAGGGTTTCTTTCCAGATATAGTCTACGGCCATTCTGGTTGGGGGCCAACTTTATTTATGAAAGATGTTTTTCCCAAAGCAGAATTATTATGTTATTTCGAGTGGTTTTATCACGCTCATGGCTCAGATGCAGATTTTGATCCTAATGAACCACTAAATGCTGATGATGAATGTCGCATCCGCGTGAAAAATACGCCGATTTTGACTGATTTATATAGCTGCGATCGCGGTCTTTCTCCAACCCATTGGCAGTGTCAGCAGTTTCCTAAAGAATATCATAGCAAACTCACTGTCATTCATGATGGTGTTGATACCAATTATTTTGTTCCCAAACCAGGCGCAAAGTTAGTTTTACCAAGAATAAATCTTGACCTTTCCCATGTAGAAGAGTTGGTAACTTATGTGGGGCGAGGGATGGAACCTTATAGAGGTTTTCCCCAGTTTATGGAAACAGTGGCGCTAATTCAACAGCGAAGACCTAAGTGCCATGTAGTAGTTGTGGGAGAAGATAGGGTGGCTTATGGAAAGAATCTTCCCGATGGTCAGACTTATAAAAAATTAATGCTAGAAAAATTAAAATCATCTTTGGATTTATCGAGGCTTCACTTTACAGATAGGCTACCTTACAACGAATACCTTCAGGTTTTGCAAGCTTCTTCTGCTCATATTTATTTAACCCGTCCTTTTGTTTTATCCTGGTCAATGTTAGAAGTAATGGCAGCAGGATGTTTACTAATAGCTTCTAGAACTGCGCCAGTATTGGAGGTCGTTCAGGATGGAGTAAATGGACTACTGGTAGATTTCTTTTCTCCACAGAATATTGCTAATCGTATTGAAGAGGCGCTAAATAATCCTCAAGAAATGAATGCCATTCGTGCGAATGCGCGAGAGACAATTATAAAGCATTATGATTTAGCAAAACTGTTACCACAGCATTTACAATGGATGTTCGCTGGCAAAAATTCTCAGAGTTTGAAAAATCGCCTAAGCCCTAAAGGATTTGGCAGAAATTGA
- a CDS encoding DUF429 domain-containing protein, translating into MKFIGIDLGWRSQPSGLCCLEWIDGQLQLLELNRKEAIADILTWIDSSVQPEEPAIIAVDAPTLIPNATGSRLPDKLSHKYFGKYHAGCYPANQNLPFADRTINFGLELESRGFAHAPTIEPQKLSRYQIEVFPHPAIVNLFNLERILKYKKGRLSERRLELIKLQNYLLDILPSFSPPLRLCGSFPLEIPTTGAALKATEDQLDSLICAYVAAYWWYWGEHRNLVLGDRTTGYIIIPQRI; encoded by the coding sequence ATGAAGTTTATTGGCATTGATTTAGGCTGGCGATCGCAACCAAGTGGACTATGCTGTTTAGAATGGATAGATGGGCAACTGCAATTACTTGAATTAAACCGCAAAGAAGCCATTGCAGACATCCTTACTTGGATCGATTCCAGCGTCCAACCAGAGGAACCAGCCATCATCGCCGTAGATGCGCCTACTCTCATCCCCAACGCTACCGGGAGTCGCCTCCCCGACAAACTCAGTCACAAATACTTTGGTAAATATCATGCGGGTTGCTACCCAGCAAATCAAAACCTACCCTTCGCCGATCGCACCATCAACTTTGGTTTAGAATTAGAATCACGCGGTTTTGCCCACGCCCCCACCATCGAACCGCAAAAACTCAGCAGATATCAAATAGAAGTCTTCCCCCACCCAGCAATCGTTAACCTATTCAACCTAGAACGCATCCTCAAATACAAAAAAGGACGACTCAGCGAACGCCGCCTAGAACTAATCAAACTCCAAAATTATCTTCTAGATATTCTCCCCTCCTTCTCTCCTCCTCTGCGCCTCTGCGGTTCGTTCCCTCTTGAAATCCCCACCACAGGCGCAGCCCTCAAAGCAACCGAAGACCAACTAGATAGCCTAATTTGCGCTTACGTTGCTGCATACTGGTGGTATTGGGGAGAACACCGTAACTTAGTATTAGGCGATCGCACCACAGGCTACATTATCATCCCTCAAAGAATTTAA
- a CDS encoding RpiB/LacA/LacB family sugar-phosphate isomerase, protein MKIAIGSDERTNLTDRVLQELKQRGHEVITCGSLAENDLEVDWPLSCSKVALAVATQKVDEGIVFCWTGTGASIAANKVSGIRAALCHDAETARGARIWNHANVLVLSLRATTEAIAKEILDAWFTTPYSEDDWNLLQIERIRQLEKVLYKEYAENP, encoded by the coding sequence ATGAAAATCGCTATTGGCAGTGATGAACGCACCAACCTTACTGACAGAGTACTCCAAGAACTTAAACAGCGTGGCCATGAAGTTATAACCTGTGGTTCTCTAGCCGAGAATGATTTAGAAGTTGATTGGCCCCTCAGCTGTAGTAAAGTTGCTTTGGCGGTAGCAACCCAGAAAGTAGATGAGGGGATTGTCTTTTGTTGGACTGGTACTGGTGCATCTATTGCTGCCAACAAAGTTTCAGGGATACGTGCAGCTTTGTGCCATGATGCTGAAACTGCACGCGGGGCGCGTATTTGGAATCACGCGAATGTCCTTGTATTAAGTTTACGGGCAACTACAGAAGCGATCGCTAAAGAAATATTAGATGCCTGGTTCACCACGCCCTATTCTGAAGATGACTGGAATCTGCTACAAATAGAGCGGATTAGACAGTTAGAGAAAGTGCTTTATAAGGAATATGCCGAAAACCCTTGA
- a CDS encoding heavy metal translocating P-type ATPase — protein sequence MLYPQRLGQFTREHADTLAALLCGLLLFLGWFALHLGWLGLAFLLLPAAYVIGGYESAREGLTTLFKEKELDVDLLMIVAAIGAASLGLWRREYHLIIDGAILILIFAISGALEGYAMARTERSIRSLMSLTPDTARVLLQGKEEEIPISQLKVGDEIVVKPGELIPTDGIILSGYSTLNQAAITGESLPVEKTVGAEVFAGTLNGYGALQIKVHKPAQSSLIQRVIRLVEQAQTEAPPSQEFIDRFEKGYAKVIVVAGILLATLPPFLWGWDWETTIYRALTFLVVASPCALMAAIMPTLLSGIANGARQGILFKNGAQLEKIGKVRAIAFDKTGTLTTGQLQVFKIISVSEYTKSDVLKAAASVESYSEHPIGKAIVEAAGETVRVLAVPVESKLLNPKGDLDLVGAIQVQAIPGQGIVGIAQEQQIIVGNAVFVQRYVTNLPEELRKIAQSLEKEGKTVVWVAKNPTPNLSPLAGRGAGFEVMGVIAIADEVRSQAAATITRLKKLGVEQIVMLTGDNEETAHSVAKVVGIDRVYAQLLPEDKLDVIRRLQQQYQTVAMVGDGINDAPALAQASVGIAMGISGSDVALETADIVLMADKLEKIAVAMHLGRRSQFIVKQNIVVALGFIMLLLVGNFLGSINLPIGVIGHEGSTVLVTLSGLRLLN from the coding sequence ATGCTCTACCCCCAACGTTTGGGCCAATTCACCAGAGAACACGCAGATACTTTAGCAGCTCTTTTGTGTGGCTTACTGCTATTTCTCGGATGGTTCGCTTTGCATCTCGGCTGGTTGGGATTAGCGTTCCTACTCCTACCGGCTGCTTACGTGATTGGTGGTTACGAAAGTGCGCGGGAAGGATTAACTACCCTTTTCAAAGAAAAGGAACTCGATGTCGATTTGCTGATGATTGTGGCGGCGATTGGTGCTGCTAGCCTCGGCTTATGGCGGCGAGAATATCATCTAATTATTGATGGGGCAATTTTGATTCTGATCTTTGCCATCAGTGGCGCACTAGAAGGCTATGCAATGGCGCGAACTGAGCGCAGTATCCGCAGTTTGATGAGTTTGACACCAGATACAGCAAGAGTTCTGCTTCAGGGAAAAGAAGAGGAAATTCCTATCAGTCAGTTAAAAGTGGGTGATGAGATTGTCGTCAAACCCGGAGAACTAATTCCTACTGATGGGATAATTTTATCTGGTTACAGCACCCTCAATCAAGCTGCGATTACAGGCGAGTCTTTACCTGTAGAGAAAACAGTGGGTGCAGAAGTATTTGCCGGCACACTCAACGGCTATGGGGCATTGCAAATTAAGGTACACAAACCAGCCCAAAGTAGTTTGATTCAGAGGGTGATTCGCTTAGTAGAACAGGCGCAGACAGAAGCACCGCCTTCGCAAGAGTTTATCGATCGCTTTGAAAAGGGATATGCCAAAGTCATTGTAGTAGCCGGGATATTGTTGGCAACTTTACCGCCATTCCTTTGGGGTTGGGATTGGGAAACTACCATTTATCGGGCGCTTACTTTTTTGGTGGTTGCTTCTCCCTGTGCGCTGATGGCTGCAATTATGCCCACACTGCTTTCAGGGATTGCCAATGGTGCAAGACAGGGGATTTTGTTTAAGAATGGGGCGCAATTGGAGAAGATTGGCAAAGTGAGAGCGATCGCATTTGATAAAACTGGTACTCTGACAACAGGACAGTTGCAGGTATTCAAAATAATATCAGTTAGTGAATACACCAAATCAGATGTATTAAAAGCCGCCGCTAGCGTGGAATCCTATTCAGAACATCCCATCGGTAAGGCAATTGTGGAGGCGGCTGGTGAAACAGTTCGAGTCTTGGCGGTTCCCGTCGAGTCGAAACTGTTGAACCCGAAGGGTGATTTGGATTTGGTTGGTGCAATCCAAGTGCAAGCAATACCAGGACAGGGAATTGTGGGAATTGCTCAAGAACAACAGATAATTGTGGGCAATGCCGTTTTTGTACAACGGTATGTGACAAATTTACCTGAAGAATTGCGAAAAATAGCTCAATCTTTGGAAAAAGAAGGTAAAACTGTGGTATGGGTAGCGAAGAACCCCACCCCCAACCTCTCCCCGCTAGCAGGGAGGGGAGCCGGATTTGAGGTGATGGGTGTAATTGCGATCGCAGATGAAGTAAGATCGCAAGCAGCCGCAACCATTACCCGGTTAAAGAAGCTGGGAGTTGAACAAATTGTTATGTTAACTGGAGATAATGAAGAAACTGCTCACAGTGTCGCCAAAGTAGTCGGAATCGATCGGGTTTATGCTCAACTTCTACCAGAAGATAAGCTAGATGTGATTCGCCGTCTACAGCAACAATATCAAACTGTCGCAATGGTGGGAGACGGAATTAATGATGCACCAGCTTTAGCCCAAGCATCTGTGGGTATAGCGATGGGAATATCTGGTAGTGATGTGGCATTGGAAACCGCAGATATAGTATTGATGGCAGACAAATTAGAAAAAATTGCCGTAGCAATGCATTTGGGTAGGCGATCGCAATTCATAGTCAAACAGAATATAGTCGTAGCGTTGGGTTTTATTATGTTGCTTTTGGTGGGCAACTTTCTCGGAAGTATTAACCTACCCATTGGCGTAATTGGCCATGAAGGTTCTACAGTCTTAGTTACCCTCAGTGGTTTGAGATTGCTGAATTGA
- a CDS encoding amylo-alpha-1,6-glucosidase encodes MPDLDTREWLLTNGLGSFASGTVSDVRTRTYHGWLFTATNPPCGRTLLFSHLDASLELSGRVVALGTNVWGNDQIELTGYKLLRCFDINPVPKWTWGQDNWQLTRQLMMPYGWEGSGEWGIGSRQEGADGRSLSSTPRPMPHAQCPMPNTPAQFCHRILIQYRYDGSDTAILRLRLLIAERNLHRQQTAIPGLQFSELLGQQQVCLQAKNSGHFGIPWYLRWTQGNYQPDAFWYWNYGLSEETKRGLGDKEDLYSPGYLIVTLQPGDTVTLEARVGFPDSMTGILTSETFAEAVEIEQERLSQIFGWSAGGKGVIKNLSALPNAPYPIPHAQSPIWQQLLKASDQFIVYRASIAGPTVIAGYQWFNNRGRDTLIALPGLALVPQRFDLAKGVLRTFGHYCRHGLIPNAFPDNDDEPVYNSIDAALWWIETLGLYLEATQDWEFLAEQFSVVQQIHKAFVGGTRYNIQVDAIDGLISWDARGVALTWMDVVIGAYPVTPRHGKPVEINALWYSALCWLSQWAERLSNLKFGDPVRLGKQAQRYTLQAQQVKTSLQKFWNPQLGYLYDTIEPDDRRNFQIRPNAVLALSLHHCGFSEQQGCQTLDLATASLLTPYGLRSLDPGDPEYKGRYEGNQEQRDRAYHQGTIWAWLVGPYIRAWRRFYPQRSLPFDWQPLLDHFSSEACIGSISEIFDGDAPHTPRGAIAQAWSVAEVIRHVQK; translated from the coding sequence ATGCCTGATTTAGATACAAGAGAATGGTTGCTTACCAATGGCTTAGGAAGTTTTGCCAGTGGTACAGTTTCTGATGTTCGCACGCGCACTTATCACGGTTGGTTGTTTACCGCGACAAACCCTCCTTGTGGGCGGACTCTGCTATTTTCGCACCTAGACGCTAGCTTAGAACTGTCTGGGCGCGTTGTAGCGTTAGGGACAAATGTTTGGGGGAACGATCAGATTGAACTGACAGGCTATAAACTGCTGCGCTGTTTTGATATTAACCCAGTTCCCAAATGGACTTGGGGTCAGGATAACTGGCAGTTAACCAGACAATTGATGATGCCTTATGGTTGGGAAGGGAGTGGGGAGTGGGGAATTGGGAGTAGGCAAGAGGGAGCAGATGGGAGGAGCTTATCCTCTACCCCACGCCCCATGCCCCATGCCCAATGCCCCATGCCCAATACCCCCGCCCAATTTTGCCATCGAATTTTGATCCAATATCGCTATGACGGAAGTGATACAGCAATTTTACGGCTGCGACTGCTGATTGCAGAACGCAATCTTCATCGCCAGCAAACTGCTATTCCCGGATTACAATTCTCAGAATTGCTTGGGCAACAACAAGTTTGTCTACAAGCAAAAAATTCTGGGCATTTCGGTATACCTTGGTACTTGCGCTGGACACAAGGAAATTATCAACCAGATGCATTTTGGTATTGGAATTATGGATTGTCTGAGGAGACAAAACGGGGATTAGGCGACAAGGAAGACCTCTATAGTCCTGGTTACTTGATAGTTACACTGCAACCAGGAGATACAGTGACTCTAGAAGCACGAGTAGGTTTTCCCGACTCAATGACAGGCATTCTCACCTCCGAAACCTTTGCAGAAGCCGTGGAGATAGAGCAAGAAAGACTCTCCCAGATTTTTGGATGGAGTGCTGGAGGCAAAGGAGTAATAAAAAATCTATCCGCACTCCCCAATGCCCCATACCCAATACCCCATGCCCAATCTCCAATCTGGCAACAACTACTCAAAGCAAGCGATCAGTTTATCGTTTATCGAGCCTCAATTGCAGGCCCCACAGTCATTGCTGGTTATCAGTGGTTTAATAATCGAGGACGCGATACATTAATCGCCTTACCTGGGTTGGCACTAGTTCCACAGCGCTTTGATTTGGCAAAAGGAGTATTGCGAACTTTTGGGCATTACTGTCGCCACGGCTTGATTCCTAATGCTTTTCCTGATAACGATGACGAACCAGTTTATAACAGTATCGATGCGGCACTGTGGTGGATTGAAACTTTAGGACTTTATTTGGAAGCTACCCAAGACTGGGAGTTTTTGGCAGAGCAATTCTCTGTAGTCCAACAAATCCACAAAGCCTTTGTTGGCGGTACACGCTACAATATCCAGGTTGATGCTATTGATGGACTAATTAGTTGGGATGCTCGTGGCGTAGCTCTCACTTGGATGGATGTGGTAATTGGAGCATACCCTGTCACTCCGCGTCACGGGAAGCCAGTAGAAATCAATGCGCTGTGGTATTCAGCTTTATGTTGGCTGAGTCAGTGGGCAGAACGATTGAGTAACCTGAAGTTTGGCGATCCAGTGCGTCTTGGCAAGCAAGCACAGCGTTATACTCTGCAAGCACAACAAGTTAAAACCTCGCTGCAAAAGTTCTGGAATCCTCAGCTAGGTTATTTATATGACACCATTGAACCGGACGATCGCCGGAATTTTCAAATTCGTCCCAATGCTGTTTTAGCACTCTCGCTCCATCATTGTGGGTTTTCTGAACAGCAAGGGTGTCAGACACTAGATTTGGCAACTGCCAGTTTGCTTACCCCTTATGGTCTTCGCAGTCTCGATCCAGGAGATCCCGAATACAAAGGGAGATATGAGGGTAATCAAGAGCAACGCGATCGCGCCTATCATCAAGGAACTATTTGGGCTTGGCTAGTTGGCCCTTATATTCGGGCTTGGCGACGCTTTTACCCACAGCGATCGCTACCTTTTGATTGGCAACCTCTTCTAGATCACTTCTCTTCTGAGGCTTGTATTGGTTCTATTTCTGAGATTTTTGATGGCGATGCACCTCACACACCCAGAGGAGCGATCGCTCAAGCTTGGTCAGTTGCTGAGGTAATCCGCCACGTACAAAAATAA
- a CDS encoding peroxiredoxin, with product MSLTYGTEGSLRVGQQAPDFTATAVVDQEFKTIKLSDYRGKYVVLFFYPLDFTFVCPTEITAFSDRYEEFKKINTEVLGASVDSEFSHLAWIQTDRKSGGVGDLNYPLVSDIKKEISAAYNVLDPAAGIALRGLFIIDKDGIIQHATINNLAFGRSVDETLRTLQAIQYVQSHPDEVCPAGWKPGDKTMNPDPVKSKVYFSAV from the coding sequence ATGTCCCTTACTTACGGAACCGAAGGAAGCCTCCGCGTTGGTCAACAAGCTCCCGATTTCACAGCAACGGCTGTGGTAGATCAGGAATTTAAGACAATCAAACTTTCCGATTATCGCGGTAAGTATGTCGTCCTGTTTTTCTACCCACTAGACTTTACCTTTGTTTGTCCCACTGAAATCACAGCATTTAGCGATCGCTACGAAGAATTCAAGAAAATCAATACAGAAGTCCTTGGGGCTTCAGTTGATAGTGAATTCTCGCACCTCGCTTGGATTCAAACAGATCGGAAATCTGGTGGCGTTGGCGACCTGAATTATCCTCTAGTCTCCGACATCAAGAAAGAGATTAGCGCCGCCTACAATGTTCTTGATCCAGCAGCAGGTATTGCTTTACGTGGTCTGTTCATCATCGATAAAGATGGTATCATACAGCACGCTACCATCAACAACCTAGCTTTTGGTCGCAGCGTTGATGAAACCCTGCGGACATTACAAGCAATTCAGTATGTTCAGTCTCACCCCGATGAAGTTTGCCCAGCTGGTTGGAAACCTGGTGACAAGACAATGAATCCCGATCCAGTGAAGTCTAAAGTTTACTTCTCTGCTGTCTAA
- a CDS encoding peroxiredoxin family protein gives MLTSTDFSGLLNKRFFRNFLPVPARNQLRLGVGTPDFQLPDITNGTLVKLSDYKGKQPVLLALTRIFTEKQYCPFCFPHIKALNENYKQFKDRGVEVLMVTSTDERQSQIVVRDLGLKMPLLSDPSCRVFRTYQVGQALGAPLPAQFILDKDGKLRYWHLFSFLDHNASVDTLLEQFNIL, from the coding sequence ATGCTGACTTCAACTGATTTTAGTGGCTTATTAAATAAGCGATTCTTCCGCAATTTTTTACCAGTTCCAGCTAGGAATCAACTCAGGTTGGGAGTGGGAACACCAGACTTTCAACTGCCAGATATTACTAACGGAACTTTAGTGAAATTGTCTGATTATAAAGGCAAACAACCAGTTTTACTCGCCTTGACTCGCATCTTTACTGAAAAACAATATTGCCCCTTTTGTTTTCCTCACATCAAAGCTTTAAATGAGAACTACAAACAATTTAAAGATCGTGGTGTTGAAGTTTTGATGGTTACTAGTACTGATGAACGGCAGAGTCAAATTGTTGTGAGAGATTTAGGCTTAAAAATGCCGTTGTTAAGTGACCCAAGTTGTCGAGTATTTCGTACTTACCAAGTAGGGCAAGCACTAGGAGCGCCTTTACCAGCACAGTTTATCTTAGATAAAGATGGAAAACTTCGCTACTGGCATTTGTTTTCTTTCCTGGATCACAATGCTAGTGTTGACACACTTTTGGAGCAATTCAATATTTTATAA
- the uvrA gene encoding excinuclease ABC subunit UvrA, with amino-acid sequence MSDQQLAASLNGHLPYPSHNSQNTIRIRGARQHNLKNIDLELPRDRLIVFTGVSGSGKSSLAFDTIFAEGQRRYVESLSAYARQFLGQLDKPDVEAIEGLSPAISIDQKSTSHNPRSTVGTVTEIYDYLRLLFGRAGEPHCPICDRCIAPQTIDEMCDRIMELPDRTRFQILAPVVRGKKGTHRKLLSSLASLGFVRVRINGEIRELSDSIELDKNFTHTIEVVIDRLVKKADIQERLVDSLSTCLKQSGGIAAILVTLLGDDGQEKEEELVFSENFACPEHGAVMEELSPRLFSFNSPYGACPHCHGIGTLRRFAPDLIVPDWEAPVYAAIAPWSEKDNSYYLELLYSVGQLYGFELQTNWGKLTEEQQQIILYGEKDERAAEAQRKQSFKGAIPILQRQYEGGSELVKQKLEQYLIDQPCEVCQGKRLKPEALAVKLGQYGILDLTTVSIRDCRERIEQFQLSDRQLQIADLVLREIKARLQFLLDVGLDYLTLDRPAMTLSGGEAQRIRLATQIGSGLTGVLYVLDEPSIGLHQRDNGRLLKTLTKLRDLGNTLIVVEHDEETIRAANYIVDIGPGAGIHGGNIVAQGDFQALLAAEDSLTGAYLSGRQVITTPAERREGNGRSLGIKNAHRNNLQNIDVDIPLGKLVSITGVSGSGKSTLINELLYPSLQHHLTKKVPLPRHLDKIQGLNAIDKAIVIDQSPIGRTPRSNPATYTGIFDAIRDVFSQTVEAKARGYKPGQFSFNVKGGRCEACSGQGVNVIEMNFLPDVYVQCEICKGARYNRETLQVKYKDKSISDVLRMTVEESLDFFQNIPKAIARLQTLFDVGLGYVQLGQPATTLSGGEAQRVKLATELSRRATGKTLYLIDEPTTGLSFYDVHKLLDVLQRLVDKGNSILVIEHNLDVIRCSDWVIDLGPEGGDKGGELIAVGTPEEVAKNPRSYTGQYLKQVLKQYPAVKS; translated from the coding sequence ATGTCAGACCAACAGCTAGCAGCATCCTTGAACGGACATCTTCCCTACCCCAGCCACAACAGCCAGAATACCATTCGGATTCGGGGCGCTAGGCAGCATAATCTGAAAAATATTGACTTGGAATTGCCACGCGATCGCTTAATCGTATTCACTGGCGTTTCTGGTTCTGGTAAGTCTTCCCTAGCATTTGACACCATTTTTGCTGAAGGACAACGCCGCTATGTCGAATCCCTCAGCGCCTACGCACGGCAATTTCTCGGACAACTGGATAAGCCGGATGTGGAAGCCATTGAAGGCTTAAGTCCAGCAATTTCCATCGATCAAAAATCAACCTCTCATAACCCCCGTTCCACGGTGGGGACGGTGACAGAGATTTACGACTATTTACGGCTGTTATTTGGTCGGGCTGGTGAACCCCATTGTCCGATATGCGATCGCTGTATTGCACCCCAGACAATCGATGAGATGTGCGATCGCATTATGGAATTACCAGACCGCACCCGCTTCCAAATCCTTGCACCCGTTGTTCGGGGGAAGAAAGGCACACACCGTAAGCTTTTGTCAAGTCTGGCTTCCCTTGGTTTTGTTCGCGTGCGAATCAATGGCGAAATCCGCGAACTGTCAGATTCCATTGAATTGGATAAAAATTTTACCCACACCATCGAAGTGGTAATTGACCGCTTGGTGAAAAAGGCCGATATTCAGGAGCGTTTGGTTGATTCTCTGTCTACGTGTCTCAAACAATCGGGTGGGATTGCAGCCATTCTGGTGACTTTGCTTGGTGACGACGGACAAGAAAAAGAAGAAGAATTAGTATTTTCGGAAAATTTTGCCTGTCCAGAACATGGCGCGGTAATGGAGGAACTATCACCGCGATTGTTCTCGTTTAACTCACCTTATGGTGCTTGTCCGCACTGTCATGGAATCGGGACATTAAGGAGATTTGCGCCCGACTTGATTGTACCCGACTGGGAAGCGCCAGTTTATGCTGCGATCGCGCCTTGGTCAGAAAAAGATAATTCTTATTATCTAGAATTACTTTATAGCGTGGGACAGCTTTATGGGTTTGAGTTACAGACAAATTGGGGCAAGCTGACAGAAGAACAGCAACAAATTATTTTGTATGGCGAGAAAGATGAACGAGCCGCAGAAGCACAAAGAAAGCAGAGTTTTAAAGGTGCGATTCCAATTTTGCAACGGCAATATGAGGGTGGTTCAGAATTAGTTAAGCAAAAATTAGAGCAGTATTTAATTGACCAACCGTGTGAAGTTTGTCAAGGAAAACGGTTAAAACCGGAAGCCTTGGCGGTAAAGTTGGGACAATATGGAATTTTAGATTTGACTACCGTATCAATTCGGGATTGTCGGGAGAGAATTGAGCAATTTCAGTTGAGCGATCGCCAGTTACAAATTGCTGATTTAGTATTGAGAGAAATCAAAGCTAGATTGCAATTTTTGTTAGATGTCGGTTTAGATTACCTCACCCTTGACCGTCCCGCCATGACCCTTTCTGGTGGCGAAGCCCAACGAATTCGTCTAGCAACACAAATTGGTTCTGGATTAACAGGAGTTCTTTACGTCTTAGATGAACCGAGTATTGGTTTGCATCAACGAGATAATGGTAGATTGCTCAAAACTTTAACGAAATTGCGCGATTTGGGTAATACATTAATTGTCGTTGAACACGATGAAGAAACAATTCGTGCAGCTAACTATATAGTTGATATTGGCCCTGGTGCAGGAATTCACGGCGGAAATATCGTTGCCCAAGGTGATTTTCAGGCGTTATTAGCAGCAGAGGATTCTTTAACTGGTGCTTATTTATCAGGAAGGCAAGTAATTACCACACCAGCAGAACGCCGAGAAGGAAATGGGCGCAGTTTGGGAATTAAAAATGCCCATCGCAACAATTTACAAAATATAGATGTAGACATTCCATTAGGTAAACTTGTCTCCATTACTGGTGTGTCTGGTTCTGGCAAATCTACCCTAATTAACGAGTTACTGTATCCATCTCTACAACACCATTTAACAAAGAAAGTTCCCTTACCAAGACATTTGGATAAAATTCAGGGATTAAACGCGATTGATAAAGCGATCGTGATCGATCAATCTCCCATTGGACGTACACCACGTTCCAACCCTGCAACTTACACAGGAATTTTTGATGCCATTCGGGATGTATTTTCCCAAACAGTCGAAGCTAAAGCTAGAGGCTACAAACCTGGACAATTTTCCTTCAACGTTAAAGGTGGACGTTGCGAAGCTTGTAGCGGCCAGGGTGTGAATGTGATTGAAATGAACTTTCTCCCGGATGTTTACGTGCAATGCGAAATTTGTAAAGGTGCAAGATACAACCGCGAGACTTTGCAGGTGAAGTATAAAGATAAATCAATCTCTGATGTTCTGAGAATGACAGTAGAGGAGAGTTTAGACTTCTTTCAGAATATCCCCAAAGCGATCGCGCGTTTGCAAACTTTATTTGATGTTGGCTTGGGTTATGTCCAACTAGGACAACCTGCGACTACCTTATCAGGTGGGGAAGCGCAACGGGTAAAATTAGCAACCGAGTTATCTCGCCGCGCCACAGGTAAGACATTGTATTTAATAGATGAACCGACAACAGGGTTATCTTTTTACGATGTCCATAAATTATTAGATGTCTTGCAAAGATTGGTAGATAAAGGCAATTCAATATTAGTAATTGAACACAACTTAGATGTAATCCGTTGTTCTGATTGGGTGATAGATTTAGGGCCAGAAGGTGGCGATAAAGGTGGAGAATTGATTGCTGTGGGTACACCAGAGGAAGTTGCAAAAAATCCTAGGTCTTATACTGGACAATATTTAAAGCAGGTGTTGAAACAGTATCCGGCGGTGAAATCTTAG